The DNA sequence CGACGGCCAAGCTCAACGCTCAGGCCCGACCACTCGCGCTGCAAGTGCTTTTCGCTTGGGACGCGACCGGGGCCGACGAGGTCGCCGTCGCCGAGCACATCACCCGGCCGACCGACACCGCCGAGCACACCCACGAAGTCCGACAGAAAGCCCGAGACATGGCCCGTGGCGCGTGGAACGATCGCAAGCAGATCGACGACACGCTCGAACGGCTCAGCCCGAAATGGCCGCCCCGCCGTCAG is a window from the Planctomycetota bacterium genome containing:
- the nusB gene encoding transcription antitermination factor NusB, producing MADASDTPARQSPTAKLNAQARPLALQVLFAWDATGADEVAVAEHITRPTDTAEHTHEVRQKARDMARGAWNDRKQIDDTLERLSPKWPPRRQPAVDRNILRLAIWELFNTDTPPKAILDEAIELAKEFSTADSGKFVNGVLDAALKERNALLGN